CAAGATTTCCAGATCTACCCCTTTTTTGTCAAACTCCTTTGTCTTCTTTACAAGAATATCAAAAAGCTCTACATTTTGATCTTTCGTCAGATCCAGCTCCAGCATCTCTTTGCCTCTTCCAGAGTAGACCAGATGATACATGCAAAATCTTGGGATATTATTTTCAGCCACGAAATCAAGCACATCGGGCAAATCTTGGAAATTCATCTGGTTAACGGTAAATCTGACACCAGATTTTAGATCTATCTCCAGACAATTTTTTATGCCTTCAATAGATTTTCTAAAAGAGCCCTCTACACCTCGAAAATCGTCATGAACCTCTTCCAAACCGTCTAAGCTAATGCCTACATATTGAAAATGGCTATCTTTCAGCCTTTTAGCAACATCTTTTGTTATAAGTGTCCCATTTGAAGACAGAACTGGTCTTATGCCCTTAGAAAAGGCATATTCAGCCAATTCAAATATGTCTTCTCTCAATAATGGCTCTCCGCCAGAGAACAGTAACACAGGGGTTCCCAGAGTTGCTAAATCGTCTATCAAAACCTTTGCCTCTTCTGTGGTCAGCTCGTTTGAGGTCTTTTCGCCTGCGTTTATATAGCAGTGCTTACACTTTAGGTTACAAGCCTTTGTCACATTCCAGACGACCAAGGGTCTATTCTCAGTAGTAAACTGAAGAAGCTTGGGATCTTTTACGCCGCTTTCTTTATCTCTTTCTTTTATAACGTCAGAAACAGTAGCTTTTCCACAAAGGAGCTTGGTAAAACCAATCATAACTCTTCCCCTTTCAATGTTAACAAATCAACAAAATTATATTTTTAAGTGTGAAAAGATCTCTTTTGAATAGCCTTCAATTTTGCCATCATCGGCCATTTGAACCATTACAGGGTCAATAGGCACTTTTGCCAGAACTTCTATACCATATTCCATAGCAATCTTCTCAACCTTGGAGGCACCAAATATATAATATTCCTTTTGATTGTCAGGACACACAAAATAACTCATATTCTCAACAATGCCAAAGAGCTTTCCATTCTTCACTCTTTTTACCATCTTCATACTCTTTTTTACTATTAGAGAAGCTAAGTCTTGAGGAGTAGTCACCACAATTGCGCCGTCCACAGGAATTGACTGAAAAACTGTGATAAGAACATCAGAAGTTCCAGGCGGCAAGTCTATAAACAGATAATCTAAATCTCCCCAATCAACCTGTTCCCAAAATTCTTTGATAACCTTTGAGAGCATTGGACCACGCCAGATTACAGGATCGTCCTCTGAAGGCAAAAGCAAATTAAGAGATATTACCTTTATACCCGTTTTTGTGGTAGCTGGCTGCAATTTATCGTTTTTAACCTCTAACTTCTTATTAACGCCAAATAGCTTTGGTATGCTAGGTCCCGTCACATCAGCATCCAATATTCCCACCTTAAAGTTTCTTCTTGCGAACTCACACGCTAAAAGTGAAGTAGTAGTGCTCTTTCCTACTCCGCCCTTCCCGCTCAATATTGCAACAACTTTTTTTACATTTGGCAAAACTAAGGGTTCCATAATACCCGGATTGTTTTCCTGAGCTTTATCTGACATAATTGTCCTCCTTAATTAATTTTTTATCTTATTTATAATGCTCTTTGCTGCCAGCACACCAGATGCAGAAGCCTGTATTAGACCTCTTGTCACTCCGACTCCATCACCTGCTCCATACAATCCCTCAATCGGTGTCATCAGTTCGACATTTAATTTCAACCTTGAGGAATAGTATTTAACCTCGACAGCATAGAGTAAAGTATAGCGAGAATAAACTCCAGGTGCAAGTTTATCCAATGCCTGAAGCATTTCTATAATGCTCTTCAGATGTCTATAAGGCAATACCAAACTTATATCGCCAGGGGTAGCACCTTTTAATGTAGGAGAAACCACAGATTTTAGAAGTCTTTCTTTGGTGGATCTTCTCCCTTCCAGGAGGTCTCCCAATCTTTGAACCATCACGCCGCCGCCCAAAAGGTTTGCCAGCCTTGCAATGTATTTCCCATAAGAGATAGGATCCTTAAAGGGCTCTGTAAAAGATTTGCTGACAAGCAAGGCGAAATTTGTATTTTCGGTCTTTCTATCAGCATAGCTGTGACCATTTACGGTAATTACCCCATCGCTTTGTTCACTCACAACCTCGCCATAAGGATTCATACAAAATGTTCTTATTTTATCTTCAAAGAGCTTAGAGTAATATACTAACTTTATTTCATAGGTTATTTTTGTTAGCTCTTCCATGATAGTAGCAGGAAGCTCTACCCTCACGCCAATGTCTACAGGGTTGTTTTGCACTTCAATGCCCAATCTCTTGGCTTCATTAAAAATCCAGTCTGCCCCATCGCGGCCAGGAGAAACTATGACATACGAACTTTTATAAACAGATCCATCTGACATCTTGATACCCTTAACGCAATTGTCTTTTACTATGATCTCGTCCACAGTGGACGATGTAAGAATATCAATCTTTTTTTCTAAATCGTCTTTCATATTCTGTAATATAACGGGAGATTTATCTGTACCCAGATGTCTAACCCGAAATGGTATATACTTCAAATCAGCTAAGATAGATCTCTTTTTTAATTCTGTCTCTTCTTCTTGATTTGGAGAAAATACTTGCTCTGTTCCGCCAAAATCTACCCATATTTTGTCCACATAAGACACCAGATTGCTTAAGCTTTCTTCGCCTATAATATCAGCAAGATTTCCGCCAATATCAGTAGATAACGTTAGTTTTCCATCGCTAAATGCACCTGCACCGCCCCATCCACTCATCAGAGCACAAGGAGAGCAATTCAAACACTGAGTCTTCCTATCCCTCATTGGACAGTGCCTGTTGGATATATCATGTCCCTTTTCCACTATTAATACTCTGCTATTTTCA
This Thermodesulfobium sp. 4217-1 DNA region includes the following protein-coding sequences:
- a CDS encoding NAD(P)/FAD-dependent oxidoreductase; this encodes MKEYDVIIVGAGPAGIFAALELTKRLENSRVLIVEKGHDISNRHCPMRDRKTQCLNCSPCALMSGWGGAGAFSDGKLTLSTDIGGNLADIIGEESLSNLVSYVDKIWVDFGGTEQVFSPNQEEETELKKRSILADLKYIPFRVRHLGTDKSPVILQNMKDDLEKKIDILTSSTVDEIIVKDNCVKGIKMSDGSVYKSSYVIVSPGRDGADWIFNEAKRLGIEVQNNPVDIGVRVELPATIMEELTKITYEIKLVYYSKLFEDKIRTFCMNPYGEVVSEQSDGVITVNGHSYADRKTENTNFALLVSKSFTEPFKDPISYGKYIARLANLLGGGVMVQRLGDLLEGRRSTKERLLKSVVSPTLKGATPGDISLVLPYRHLKSIIEMLQALDKLAPGVYSRYTLLYAVEVKYYSSRLKLNVELMTPIEGLYGAGDGVGVTRGLIQASASGVLAAKSIINKIKN
- a CDS encoding radical SAM protein; translated protein: MIGFTKLLCGKATVSDVIKERDKESGVKDPKLLQFTTENRPLVVWNVTKACNLKCKHCYINAGEKTSNELTTEEAKVLIDDLATLGTPVLLFSGGEPLLREDIFELAEYAFSKGIRPVLSSNGTLITKDVAKRLKDSHFQYVGISLDGLEEVHDDFRGVEGSFRKSIEGIKNCLEIDLKSGVRFTVNQMNFQDLPDVLDFVAENNIPRFCMYHLVYSGRGKEMLELDLTKDQNVELFDILVKKTKEFDKKGVDLEILTTDNHADGIALYLYLTSNEPDRADEIKELLKMHGGCSAGTKFANIDNEGNVHPCQFWLHYNLGNIRERPFSQIWTDENEPLLKKLRNKEKYLKGICGECKYNYLCGGCRIRAEVVHGDIMQEDPACYIDKLEF
- a CDS encoding Mrp/NBP35 family ATP-binding protein: MSDKAQENNPGIMEPLVLPNVKKVVAILSGKGGVGKSTTTSLLACEFARRNFKVGILDADVTGPSIPKLFGVNKKLEVKNDKLQPATTKTGIKVISLNLLLPSEDDPVIWRGPMLSKVIKEFWEQVDWGDLDYLFIDLPPGTSDVLITVFQSIPVDGAIVVTTPQDLASLIVKKSMKMVKRVKNGKLFGIVENMSYFVCPDNQKEYYIFGASKVEKIAMEYGIEVLAKVPIDPVMVQMADDGKIEGYSKEIFSHLKI